Part of the Paludisphaera borealis genome, CGCCGGCGAGCTGGGGGTCGCAGCGCAACGCGTGGTCGTAATCGGTCAAGGCGGCGGCGTTCTCGCCCTTGGCCTCGTAAACGCAGCCGCGCTGAAGATAGGCTTCGCCAAGGTACGGCGCGATCTTGACGGCCTCGTTGTAGGCCGCCATCGCCGCGTCGTAGTCGCCGTGCACGAGGCTGATTCGGCCGTCCTTGAGGTGGCCGGGGAGGGTCCGTCGCCGCCGCCGCTGCGTCGTCCAGAGCACCTGCAGCATCACGAAGACGGCGGCGGCCGGAAGGCCCAGAAGCGCCACCCGCGCCTGGAACCGGGCCGTCTCGGAATACCGCCAGTGCTTGATCGTGACGTACTCGTCTACGCGCTCGACGACCCTCTGCTCGTGGATCAAGAACAGCGCGAACATGAGCGCGAGCACGCCGAGCAGGCCCAGCGTATGCGCCAAGGGGCGGAGCCGGCCGATCGAGAGCAACAGCGCCGCGATCACGATCACGGCGACGCCGCACAAGAAGAGTTGGGTGATCGCCGCCTGATCGAACCAGCCGACCACGCGATTGTAAAGCTCGATGCTTCTCATCGCAGGAATTCTCTCTGGGTTGCGCTCCGCACGCGGTTGTAACGCCTTCTATCGCGTCTTATTCAGCTCGCTGGAAACGGCGGCCCCGAACGCCCCAGCGCAAGGCCCGCGGCTTTCATCCAAGCTTTTTCAATTCTAAAAGAATCAGACACGAGGTGACCCAGGGATGGCGAGGTGGGTTGCATCTTCACTTTAAGAATGCAACCAAGCGTTGTCAACAAAGCACCCGCTGCGGGCGCTCATTTCGGGATCTGCCGCCTCGGCCGATTTTCCGAGCCGGACGGCTTATACGCTCCGGTCTGGGACTCAAGTCCCTTCGAATTCTCAACGACGGAAAACGGCTGCTATATTCCTTTCAGATGCATGCGGGAGCGTGGTCGAACGAACGGAAGCAACACCCCAGACGCAAGGTTGGGCTCACCATGCCGCGAGCGCGAAGACGGCGGAATCGGATTCACGACTTCCACGCGTTGGAAGATCGCACACTCCTGACCACGCTGATCGCGCTCGTCGATTCCGGTGTGGACCTCACCGATCAAACGGTCCTCCCTTATCTGGATCTGAACTCGGGATACGACGCCTACAACAAGGTCGCGTACACCACGGGCGGGTCCCAGACGGTGCAGGACACGAGCCTCCAGCACGGCCACGGCTCGGTCGTCGCCGGCATGATCGTCCAGGGGATCAAGGACGCCTCGGCCGCCGCGGGCTCCACCCCGGTCGACGTCAAGATCATGCCGATCCGCGACACCTCCTCGGGTCTCAACATCGACAAGGACGCGCTCATCCGGGGGGTGTTCTACGCCGCCGACCACGGCGCTTCGGTCATCAATCTGAGCGTCAACACGTACTACAACCCGAGCCTCGACGACCCGTCCTCGCCCTACAACGGCGAATCGCTCGTGCAGGCGATCCAGTACGCCGAGACCAAGGGCGCCGTCGTCGTCACCGCGCCGGGCAACGGGACGTCGAACATCGACTTCATCCCGGTCTTCCCCCCCTA contains:
- a CDS encoding tetratricopeptide repeat protein; protein product: MRSIELYNRVVGWFDQAAITQLFLCGVAVIVIAALLLSIGRLRPLAHTLGLLGVLALMFALFLIHEQRVVERVDEYVTIKHWRYSETARFQARVALLGLPAAAVFVMLQVLWTTQRRRRRTLPGHLKDGRISLVHGDYDAAMAAYNEAVKIAPYLGEAYLQRGCVYEAKGENAAALTDYDHALRCDPQLAGAYLRRGRLRTELGELDAAADDFDHFMNIRPNDVEGYLNRGICFARKGDSVNAIADFQRVLKLTNHSDFADPARLHLDQLLGREPTLASTSPPPTEGNGATHPALEAAPQPQHNEPQ